A single genomic interval of Granulicella tundricola MP5ACTX9 harbors:
- a CDS encoding TAT-variant-translocated molybdopterin oxidoreductase: protein MANTESMEAHQGSSVATEAVQVVTSITPAPAAKMTLAAVQAKLAGQTGKRFWKNLEELSATQEFNDMLGEEFPRQAGEWTDAVSRRGFLKVMGASFALAGLSGCTKQPDEPIYPYVKQPEDLVLGRPMYFATAHPFPTGAIPVLVKSDAFRPIKIEGNPDHPMSKGKSDAYTQATLLDLYDPDRSHTVRFRGQDGEFGKFQDSLLKAVKASQGQGVYFLSETITSPTLATQWKSVQAAYPGTKLIQWEPINQDSSRAASKAAFGSYTDAQYKLEDADVILSLDADFLGGIAHPGFLPLASAYAERHRFEKDKTMNRLYVVESMPTVTGFKAEHRLALKPSEIAVFAEALASGGSGSFSNPDASVFLTKLLADLKASGGKGVVIPGEGASAAVHAAAYKLNASLGAVGKTVIYTETVNPLPTEQLADLKSLVADMNAGKVQFLVLLGVNPLYTAPKDLNFADALGKVTTTASLSTHVDETASITTWHINKTHYLESWTDARTYDGTITVIQPMIAPLYDGKSSHDIIQGLLENPQNSAYDAVVANAKTYIKGDFPTAWRKTLHDGWVEGTAFAATSKTPSAGTATPSAPATATAGLEIAFKHDPSIYDGRYANVGWLQELPKQVTSLSWDNAALVSLNTQQKLGIAENDAVEIELNGRKVVAPILMVPGHPDDVVTVYLGHGRSEAGRVGSGVGFDAYTLRTSDAPLVAFGAQITRGKGTYDLCVTKVHSIEHRGTYAQHDLEQSLDDKKGTYSLPGHEAEERGIIRYATVTEAKANPDFAHDGNVSGTKVNKVGYGPEGEKPEHDNSFFPDAWKYDHPDQSTLRVQNAWGMSIDLNSCIGCNACIVSCYAENNIPVVGREQVKVGRNMQWLRIDTYFEGDLHAPKAHFQPMACQHCENAGCEQVCPVGATVHTPEGINTMVYNRCVGTRYCSNNCPYKVRRFNFLLYSDYDTESLKFMRNPDVSVRSRGVMEKCSYCIQRIEAVKIEADKDNRAIKDGDIVTACQQACPTDAIIFGNQNDPTSKVAKRKAEERDYQVLADLNFRPRTSYMAGVINPNPELA, encoded by the coding sequence ATGGCGAACACAGAGTCAATGGAAGCCCATCAGGGATCGAGTGTTGCGACCGAGGCAGTTCAGGTCGTAACCTCCATCACGCCCGCCCCGGCTGCGAAGATGACCCTCGCCGCCGTCCAGGCGAAGCTTGCCGGACAGACGGGTAAGCGCTTCTGGAAGAATCTGGAAGAGCTCTCCGCAACGCAGGAGTTCAACGACATGCTGGGCGAGGAGTTTCCCCGCCAGGCTGGTGAATGGACCGATGCGGTCAGCCGTCGCGGCTTCCTGAAGGTCATGGGCGCGTCGTTCGCGCTTGCGGGCCTTTCCGGATGCACCAAGCAGCCCGATGAGCCGATCTATCCCTATGTGAAGCAGCCGGAGGACCTCGTCCTCGGCCGCCCGATGTACTTTGCGACTGCACATCCGTTCCCGACCGGCGCAATTCCCGTTCTGGTCAAGTCGGACGCCTTCCGCCCCATTAAGATCGAAGGCAACCCGGATCACCCGATGTCCAAGGGCAAGTCTGATGCGTACACTCAGGCCACCCTCCTCGACCTCTACGATCCGGACCGCTCCCATACTGTCCGCTTCCGTGGGCAGGACGGCGAGTTCGGCAAGTTCCAGGATTCTTTGCTGAAAGCCGTCAAGGCATCCCAGGGACAGGGAGTCTACTTCCTGAGCGAGACGATCACCTCTCCGACCCTGGCCACACAATGGAAGTCCGTTCAGGCCGCATACCCCGGAACGAAGCTCATCCAGTGGGAGCCGATCAACCAGGACTCCTCCCGTGCAGCCTCCAAGGCGGCGTTCGGAAGCTATACCGACGCTCAGTACAAACTTGAGGACGCGGACGTTATCCTTTCGCTGGATGCTGACTTCCTCGGTGGCATCGCTCACCCTGGTTTCCTGCCGCTAGCCTCCGCGTATGCGGAACGTCATCGCTTTGAAAAAGACAAGACCATGAACCGCCTGTACGTCGTCGAGAGCATGCCGACGGTCACAGGCTTCAAGGCCGAGCACAGACTGGCCCTCAAGCCCAGCGAGATTGCAGTCTTCGCAGAAGCCCTGGCCAGCGGCGGCAGCGGCAGCTTCTCGAACCCGGATGCATCCGTATTCCTGACCAAGCTGCTCGCGGACCTGAAGGCCTCCGGCGGCAAGGGCGTCGTCATTCCTGGTGAAGGCGCTTCGGCTGCTGTTCATGCGGCCGCTTACAAGCTGAATGCAAGCCTCGGAGCCGTAGGCAAGACCGTCATCTATACCGAGACTGTCAACCCCCTGCCGACCGAGCAACTCGCAGACCTCAAGTCCCTCGTTGCCGATATGAACGCCGGTAAGGTTCAGTTCCTGGTCCTGCTTGGCGTCAACCCGCTCTACACGGCACCAAAAGATCTGAACTTCGCAGACGCGCTAGGCAAGGTCACAACCACCGCCAGCCTCAGCACCCATGTGGATGAGACTGCCAGCATCACCACTTGGCATATCAATAAAACCCACTACCTCGAGAGCTGGACGGATGCGCGGACGTACGACGGAACAATCACGGTGATTCAGCCCATGATCGCTCCGCTCTACGACGGCAAAAGCTCCCACGATATCATCCAGGGTCTCCTCGAGAATCCGCAGAACTCCGCTTACGATGCGGTCGTCGCGAACGCGAAGACATACATCAAGGGAGATTTCCCCACAGCTTGGCGCAAGACGCTGCATGACGGCTGGGTTGAAGGAACGGCATTTGCGGCGACTTCCAAGACGCCCAGTGCCGGGACTGCTACACCTTCAGCGCCAGCCACGGCTACCGCTGGTCTCGAGATCGCGTTCAAGCACGATCCTTCCATCTACGACGGTCGTTACGCAAACGTCGGCTGGTTGCAGGAGTTGCCGAAGCAGGTCACCAGCCTCAGCTGGGACAACGCTGCTCTGGTCAGCCTGAATACCCAGCAGAAGCTCGGTATTGCTGAGAACGATGCGGTCGAGATCGAGCTGAACGGACGCAAGGTTGTCGCACCGATCCTGATGGTTCCTGGCCACCCGGACGATGTTGTCACGGTTTATCTCGGACATGGCCGCAGTGAGGCAGGCCGTGTTGGTTCGGGTGTCGGCTTCGACGCCTACACACTCCGCACAAGCGATGCCCCTCTCGTAGCTTTTGGCGCGCAGATCACGCGCGGCAAGGGAACCTACGATCTTTGCGTCACCAAGGTTCACTCCATCGAGCACCGCGGCACCTACGCGCAGCATGACTTGGAGCAGTCACTCGACGACAAGAAGGGTACCTACTCCCTGCCGGGCCACGAAGCGGAAGAGCGCGGTATCATCCGCTATGCAACCGTCACCGAAGCCAAGGCGAATCCTGACTTTGCACATGATGGCAACGTCAGCGGCACCAAGGTCAATAAGGTTGGATACGGTCCTGAAGGCGAGAAGCCGGAGCATGACAACTCCTTCTTCCCGGATGCTTGGAAGTACGATCATCCCGACCAGTCCACCCTCCGGGTACAGAATGCCTGGGGCATGTCGATCGATCTCAACAGTTGCATCGGCTGCAACGCCTGCATCGTAAGCTGCTACGCGGAGAACAATATTCCCGTCGTCGGACGTGAGCAGGTCAAGGTCGGACGCAACATGCAGTGGCTCCGCATCGATACCTACTTCGAAGGCGATCTCCATGCACCTAAGGCTCACTTTCAGCCCATGGCATGCCAGCACTGCGAGAATGCAGGTTGCGAGCAGGTCTGCCCGGTCGGCGCGACGGTGCATACGCCCGAAGGCATCAACACGATGGTCTATAACCGTTGCGTTGGAACCCGCTACTGCTCGAACAACTGCCCGTATAAGGTTCGCCGCTTCAACTTCCTCCTGTACTCGGACTACGATACGGAGAGCTTGAAGTTCATGCGTAACCCTGACGTCTCGGTCCGTTCGCGCGGTGTCATGGAGAAATGCAGCTACTGCATCCAGCGCATCGAAGCGGTCAAGATCGAAGCGGACAAGGACAATCGCGCCATCAAAGACGGCGATATCGTCACGGCTTGCCAGCAGGCTTGCCCCACCGATGCGATCATCTTCGGCAACCAGAACGATCCAACAAGCAAGGTCGCAAAGCGTAAAGCGGAAGAGCGCGACTATCAGGTGTTGGCGGATCTCAACTTCCGGCCCCGTACCTCGTACATGGCAGGCGTCATCAACCCGAACCCGGAGCTGGCATAG
- the nrfD gene encoding NrfD/PsrC family molybdoenzyme membrane anchor subunit, producing the protein MATKGPIHDPVLDPMIDPITGEYAVIAPGHNFKSVTQKIAGIVLTSNTPMGWFFGLQIGALVALGVVVGITWLFLKGVGIWGVTIPGAWGFAIINFVWWIGIGHAGTLISAILLLFKQTWRNSINRFAEAMTIFAVVCAGTFPLIHVGRPWLAYWLFPYPNTMNVWPQFRSPLAWDVFAVSTYATISIVFWYVGMIPDFGTLRDRATMPLAKWSYGLLSLGWRGSTRHWIRYETASLLLAGLSTPLVLSVHTVISFDFAVASLAGWHTTIFPPYFVAGAVYSGFAMVLTLAIPLRKFYHLEDFVTLRHLDNMAKVMIGTGGIVAYGYGMEVFMSWFSASHWEFFMMWNRMFGPMGWGYWILILTNIAIPLTTLWSRKLRVNVTYLFILSLIVNTGMWFERFVIVVTSLYRDYLPSSWGTYRATKWDYMIYVGTMGLFTMLFFLFVRFLPMIPMSEVRMMLPQTKVRPTGEDAEVVMNEAL; encoded by the coding sequence ATGGCTACTAAGGGACCTATCCACGATCCAGTGCTTGACCCGATGATCGACCCGATAACGGGCGAATACGCGGTCATCGCACCTGGTCACAACTTCAAGTCGGTCACGCAGAAGATCGCGGGCATCGTGCTCACGTCGAACACGCCGATGGGCTGGTTCTTCGGCTTGCAGATCGGCGCGCTGGTCGCCCTTGGCGTGGTTGTCGGCATCACCTGGCTCTTCCTCAAGGGTGTCGGCATCTGGGGTGTCACCATCCCCGGCGCCTGGGGCTTTGCCATCATCAACTTCGTCTGGTGGATCGGTATCGGCCACGCCGGCACGTTGATCTCGGCCATCCTCCTGCTCTTCAAGCAGACCTGGCGTAACTCGATCAATCGCTTCGCAGAGGCGATGACCATCTTCGCCGTAGTCTGCGCGGGAACGTTTCCGCTCATTCACGTCGGCCGGCCTTGGCTTGCCTACTGGTTGTTCCCGTATCCCAACACGATGAACGTCTGGCCGCAGTTCCGTTCGCCGCTGGCCTGGGACGTCTTCGCGGTATCGACCTACGCCACGATCTCGATTGTGTTCTGGTACGTCGGAATGATTCCCGATTTCGGTACCCTGCGCGATCGCGCTACGATGCCCCTGGCAAAGTGGAGCTACGGTCTGCTTTCACTCGGTTGGCGCGGTTCGACCCGTCACTGGATTCGTTATGAGACGGCATCCCTCCTTCTGGCCGGTCTATCGACGCCTCTCGTGCTCTCCGTACACACGGTCATCAGCTTCGACTTCGCGGTCGCATCCCTCGCAGGCTGGCACACCACGATCTTCCCGCCATACTTCGTAGCGGGCGCCGTGTACTCCGGATTTGCGATGGTGCTGACCCTGGCCATTCCGCTCCGTAAGTTCTACCACTTGGAAGACTTCGTCACCCTCCGCCACCTCGACAACATGGCGAAGGTGATGATCGGGACCGGCGGAATCGTAGCCTACGGTTACGGCATGGAAGTCTTCATGAGCTGGTTCTCCGCCAGCCACTGGGAGTTCTTCATGATGTGGAACCGTATGTTCGGGCCGATGGGCTGGGGCTACTGGATTCTCATCCTGACCAACATTGCGATCCCTCTCACGACACTCTGGTCGCGCAAACTCCGCGTCAACGTTACTTATCTCTTCATTTTGTCGCTTATCGTCAACACCGGCATGTGGTTTGAGCGCTTCGTCATCGTTGTCACCAGCCTGTATCGTGACTATCTCCCCTCAAGCTGGGGAACCTATCGTGCGACCAAATGGGACTACATGATCTACGTCGGAACGATGGGCTTGTTCACGATGCTGTTCTTCCTCTTCGTCCGTTTCCTTCCCATGATTCCAATGTCTGAGGTTCGCATGATGCTGCCGCAGACCAAAGTGCGACCCACCGGCGAGGATGCCGAAGTCGTCATGAATGAGGCCCTCTAA
- a CDS encoding DUF3341 domain-containing protein, with protein MPPREGVYGFLAEFNTPSDLVHATEIAYREGYRRMECYTPYPVEEAAEALRFHKNRVPLFCLLGGVMGLTTAFLMQTWINTLAYPLNIAGRPLESWPAFIIPAYEWTILFAGLSAAFGMIASCGLPQTYHPVFNAPNFRNGATTDKFFLCIEAFDPKFSLTDTRLFLEQFPAVSVVEVDH; from the coding sequence ATGCCACCACGTGAAGGAGTCTACGGCTTTCTGGCCGAATTCAACACGCCAAGCGACCTCGTGCATGCAACCGAGATTGCGTACCGCGAAGGATATCGCCGGATGGAGTGCTATACCCCATATCCGGTCGAAGAAGCTGCTGAGGCGTTGCGCTTCCACAAGAATCGCGTACCGCTCTTCTGCCTGCTCGGTGGCGTCATGGGCCTCACTACTGCGTTTCTGATGCAGACGTGGATCAACACCCTTGCTTATCCGCTGAATATCGCAGGACGTCCGCTGGAGAGCTGGCCTGCCTTCATCATTCCAGCGTACGAGTGGACGATTCTCTTCGCAGGTCTGTCGGCCGCCTTCGGCATGATTGCCTCCTGCGGTCTGCCGCAGACCTATCATCCCGTCTTCAACGCGCCAAACTTTCGCAACGGCGCGACGACTGACAAGTTCTTTCTCTGCATCGAGGCCTTCGATCCAAAGTTTTCGCTTACCGATACCAGGCTCTTCCTCGAGCAGTTCCCCGCGGTCTCCGTGGTGGAGGTGGACCATTAA
- a CDS encoding c-type cytochrome, with protein sequence MINPVHRASAALATFGLLFALGCRQDMHNQPKFVPQRGTEFFADGRSARPQVDNTVARGQLHEDTYFYTGMQNGQEGNAMPFPVTMDVMARGQERYNIYCTPCHSRVGNGAGMIVERGYSQAGNFHTARLQAAPLGHFFNVISNGYGAMPDYAAQLTPEDRWAVVAYIKALQLSQNADQGSVAAGQHVERLSDIAEREGLPATFVSEWTTPATAVTGTPNGQPYVLSLDQMGSAGGGSAQHPAQAVASKAPTSPGANPVASGVPHGQTSTGYPMTPTSPGHPE encoded by the coding sequence TTGATCAATCCCGTACATCGTGCTTCCGCCGCGCTCGCCACCTTTGGGCTGCTCTTCGCCCTCGGCTGTCGGCAGGATATGCACAACCAGCCCAAGTTTGTTCCGCAACGAGGCACTGAATTCTTCGCGGATGGCCGGTCGGCACGTCCCCAGGTTGACAATACCGTCGCCCGTGGCCAGCTGCACGAAGATACCTACTTCTATACCGGTATGCAGAACGGTCAGGAAGGCAACGCGATGCCGTTCCCGGTCACGATGGATGTCATGGCCCGCGGCCAGGAACGCTACAACATCTACTGCACTCCCTGCCACTCGCGTGTCGGCAACGGCGCAGGGATGATTGTGGAGCGTGGATACTCGCAAGCTGGAAACTTCCATACCGCCCGCCTTCAGGCAGCGCCGCTGGGCCACTTTTTCAACGTGATCTCGAACGGGTACGGAGCGATGCCGGACTATGCGGCGCAACTCACACCCGAGGATCGCTGGGCAGTCGTCGCGTACATCAAGGCACTCCAGCTGAGCCAGAACGCCGATCAGGGTTCCGTTGCAGCCGGACAGCATGTCGAGCGCCTCAGTGATATCGCAGAGCGGGAAGGCCTGCCTGCCACTTTTGTCAGTGAATGGACAACGCCTGCAACCGCCGTCACCGGGACACCGAACGGCCAGCCATATGTTCTGAGTCTCGATCAGATGGGTAGTGCAGGTGGCGGTTCGGCACAGCACCCGGCTCAGGCCGTCGCCTCCAAGGCACCCACCAGTCCGGGGGCCAACCCCGTCGCAAGTGGTGTACCTCACGGCCAGACCAGCACGGGCTACCCCATGACCCCTACATCCCCCGGCCATCCTGAATAG